The following proteins come from a genomic window of Malus sylvestris chromosome 4, drMalSylv7.2, whole genome shotgun sequence:
- the LOC126617813 gene encoding uncharacterized protein LOC126617813 isoform X1, whose product MLKKAEELQNTALRELEAARKEKLSPPEASPQFARETSLSPSQVDPSNAGASASLPCYGLPLRSMTSSTALDATPSSQFDPSTGVMLHFVDEDSNLPSPVYEPPPTIVVSDNEPIVPEIPIAPEVAISRVFACPTVDKPLSPPQDQTQGTGTGSGAAHHSPAGGEEFSLQPGISPLPGETPGLSQQAPRETSPPHLVRKSKRSHPHSSSGGTVIPPSGIEQIEQAEIAPSMGIPPLEKAAVQDPPPSASPNPAKMPRLFEALGRLETRLKSSKHSSATPISSGQQRVLQEWAKKDFTASFSLKALCDFEKIITESFKAGRLSKPQHDSFLSFFENLKALREQYQRADRQANRAKCFMEKESSTSAQVDRLMEESLQTKERVRVVTSKIQQLEEQLVALKTEQATLLDTLENQIEGVEKSNSELERARSQLVNNHTVLAEPSRIFSIMKTYHSRIITLCEDVNFLE is encoded by the exons ATGCTCAAAAAGGCCGAAGAACTGCAAAATACTGCCCTTAGAGAACTTGAG GCCGCAAGAAAGGAAAAGCTCTCTCCGCCCGAAGCCTCTCCACAATTTGCCCGAGAGACAAGCCTATCTCCTTCCCAGGTCGACCCTTCAAAT GCTGGAGCATCTGCTTCCTTGCCTTGTTATGGCCTTCCTCTGAGGTCTATGACTTCTTCTACTGCTCTGGACGCAACCCCTTCTTCTCAATTCGATCCATCTACAGGAGTTATGTTGCACTTCGTGGATGAGGACAGTAACTTG CCTTCTCCGGTATATGAGCCACCTCCTACAATAGTGGTTTCAGATAATGAACCCATAGTCCCTGAGATCCCTATAGCCCCAGAGGTAGCAATTTCGCGGGTATTCGCTTGCCCGACAGTTGATAAACCTCTTTCTCCTCCTCAAGACCAAACTCAG GGCACTGGTACAGGTTCAGGTGCAGCTCATCACTCTCCTGCTGGTGGTGAGGAattttccctccaaccaggaatTAGTCCTCTTCCTGGTGAAACCCCGGGGCTGAGTCAG CAAGCTCCAAGAGAAACTTCCCCTCCCCATTTGGTCCGTAAATCAAAGCGCTCCCATCCTCACTCATCCTCTGGAGGTACTGTGATTCCTCCTTCTGGAATTGAgcagatcgagcaggcagaaaTTGCCCCCTCAATGGGCATTCCTCCATTAGAGAAAGCTGCAGTGCAGGATCCTCCTCCTTCCGCATCTCCAAACCCTGCTAAGATGCCCAGACTTTTTGAAGCACTTGGACGGCTTGAGACACGGTTGAaatcttcaaaacattcttcagcCACCCCCATTTCTTCAGGGCAACAACGAGTCCTTCAGGAATGGGCAAAGAAGGATTTCACCGCTTCATTCAGCCTCAAGGCTCTTTGTGATTTTGAAAAGATCATAACTGAGTCTTTCAAAGCCGGTCGGCTATCAAAACCTCAACATGATTCTTTTCTATCTTTCTTTGAGAACCTGAAAGCCCTTAGGGAACAATACCAGAGAGCGGATAGACAGGCTAATCGGGCAAAATGCTTCATGGAGAAAGAATCAAGCACCTCTGCCCAAGTTGATCGGTTGATGGAAGAAAGCTTGCAGACAAAAGAAAGGGTCAGAGTTGTTACTTCTAAAATCCAACAGCTGGAGGAGCAATTGGTTGCTCTTAAAACAGAACAAGCAACTCTTCTAGATACCCTTGAAAATCAAATTGAGGGAGTGGAGAAGTCAAATTCGGAGCTAGAGCGTGCCCGGTCTCAACTTGTAAATAACCATACTGTTTTGGCCGAACCCAGTAGGATATTTTCCATTATGAAAACATATCATTCtcgaataatcaccctatgTGAAGATGTAAATTTTTTAGAATAG
- the LOC126617813 gene encoding uncharacterized protein LOC126617813 isoform X2 has translation MTSSTALDATPSSQFDPSTGVMLHFVDEDSNLPSPVYEPPPTIVVSDNEPIVPEIPIAPEVAISRVFACPTVDKPLSPPQDQTQGTGTGSGAAHHSPAGGEEFSLQPGISPLPGETPGLSQQAPRETSPPHLVRKSKRSHPHSSSGGTVIPPSGIEQIEQAEIAPSMGIPPLEKAAVQDPPPSASPNPAKMPRLFEALGRLETRLKSSKHSSATPISSGQQRVLQEWAKKDFTASFSLKALCDFEKIITESFKAGRLSKPQHDSFLSFFENLKALREQYQRADRQANRAKCFMEKESSTSAQVDRLMEESLQTKERVRVVTSKIQQLEEQLVALKTEQATLLDTLENQIEGVEKSNSELERARSQLVNNHTVLAEPSRIFSIMKTYHSRIITLCEDVNFLE, from the exons ATGACTTCTTCTACTGCTCTGGACGCAACCCCTTCTTCTCAATTCGATCCATCTACAGGAGTTATGTTGCACTTCGTGGATGAGGACAGTAACTTG CCTTCTCCGGTATATGAGCCACCTCCTACAATAGTGGTTTCAGATAATGAACCCATAGTCCCTGAGATCCCTATAGCCCCAGAGGTAGCAATTTCGCGGGTATTCGCTTGCCCGACAGTTGATAAACCTCTTTCTCCTCCTCAAGACCAAACTCAG GGCACTGGTACAGGTTCAGGTGCAGCTCATCACTCTCCTGCTGGTGGTGAGGAattttccctccaaccaggaatTAGTCCTCTTCCTGGTGAAACCCCGGGGCTGAGTCAG CAAGCTCCAAGAGAAACTTCCCCTCCCCATTTGGTCCGTAAATCAAAGCGCTCCCATCCTCACTCATCCTCTGGAGGTACTGTGATTCCTCCTTCTGGAATTGAgcagatcgagcaggcagaaaTTGCCCCCTCAATGGGCATTCCTCCATTAGAGAAAGCTGCAGTGCAGGATCCTCCTCCTTCCGCATCTCCAAACCCTGCTAAGATGCCCAGACTTTTTGAAGCACTTGGACGGCTTGAGACACGGTTGAaatcttcaaaacattcttcagcCACCCCCATTTCTTCAGGGCAACAACGAGTCCTTCAGGAATGGGCAAAGAAGGATTTCACCGCTTCATTCAGCCTCAAGGCTCTTTGTGATTTTGAAAAGATCATAACTGAGTCTTTCAAAGCCGGTCGGCTATCAAAACCTCAACATGATTCTTTTCTATCTTTCTTTGAGAACCTGAAAGCCCTTAGGGAACAATACCAGAGAGCGGATAGACAGGCTAATCGGGCAAAATGCTTCATGGAGAAAGAATCAAGCACCTCTGCCCAAGTTGATCGGTTGATGGAAGAAAGCTTGCAGACAAAAGAAAGGGTCAGAGTTGTTACTTCTAAAATCCAACAGCTGGAGGAGCAATTGGTTGCTCTTAAAACAGAACAAGCAACTCTTCTAGATACCCTTGAAAATCAAATTGAGGGAGTGGAGAAGTCAAATTCGGAGCTAGAGCGTGCCCGGTCTCAACTTGTAAATAACCATACTGTTTTGGCCGAACCCAGTAGGATATTTTCCATTATGAAAACATATCATTCtcgaataatcaccctatgTGAAGATGTAAATTTTTTAGAATAG
- the LOC126617813 gene encoding uncharacterized protein LOC126617813 isoform X3 produces MLHFVDEDSNLPSPVYEPPPTIVVSDNEPIVPEIPIAPEVAISRVFACPTVDKPLSPPQDQTQGTGTGSGAAHHSPAGGEEFSLQPGISPLPGETPGLSQQAPRETSPPHLVRKSKRSHPHSSSGGTVIPPSGIEQIEQAEIAPSMGIPPLEKAAVQDPPPSASPNPAKMPRLFEALGRLETRLKSSKHSSATPISSGQQRVLQEWAKKDFTASFSLKALCDFEKIITESFKAGRLSKPQHDSFLSFFENLKALREQYQRADRQANRAKCFMEKESSTSAQVDRLMEESLQTKERVRVVTSKIQQLEEQLVALKTEQATLLDTLENQIEGVEKSNSELERARSQLVNNHTVLAEPSRIFSIMKTYHSRIITLCEDVNFLE; encoded by the exons ATGTTGCACTTCGTGGATGAGGACAGTAACTTG CCTTCTCCGGTATATGAGCCACCTCCTACAATAGTGGTTTCAGATAATGAACCCATAGTCCCTGAGATCCCTATAGCCCCAGAGGTAGCAATTTCGCGGGTATTCGCTTGCCCGACAGTTGATAAACCTCTTTCTCCTCCTCAAGACCAAACTCAG GGCACTGGTACAGGTTCAGGTGCAGCTCATCACTCTCCTGCTGGTGGTGAGGAattttccctccaaccaggaatTAGTCCTCTTCCTGGTGAAACCCCGGGGCTGAGTCAG CAAGCTCCAAGAGAAACTTCCCCTCCCCATTTGGTCCGTAAATCAAAGCGCTCCCATCCTCACTCATCCTCTGGAGGTACTGTGATTCCTCCTTCTGGAATTGAgcagatcgagcaggcagaaaTTGCCCCCTCAATGGGCATTCCTCCATTAGAGAAAGCTGCAGTGCAGGATCCTCCTCCTTCCGCATCTCCAAACCCTGCTAAGATGCCCAGACTTTTTGAAGCACTTGGACGGCTTGAGACACGGTTGAaatcttcaaaacattcttcagcCACCCCCATTTCTTCAGGGCAACAACGAGTCCTTCAGGAATGGGCAAAGAAGGATTTCACCGCTTCATTCAGCCTCAAGGCTCTTTGTGATTTTGAAAAGATCATAACTGAGTCTTTCAAAGCCGGTCGGCTATCAAAACCTCAACATGATTCTTTTCTATCTTTCTTTGAGAACCTGAAAGCCCTTAGGGAACAATACCAGAGAGCGGATAGACAGGCTAATCGGGCAAAATGCTTCATGGAGAAAGAATCAAGCACCTCTGCCCAAGTTGATCGGTTGATGGAAGAAAGCTTGCAGACAAAAGAAAGGGTCAGAGTTGTTACTTCTAAAATCCAACAGCTGGAGGAGCAATTGGTTGCTCTTAAAACAGAACAAGCAACTCTTCTAGATACCCTTGAAAATCAAATTGAGGGAGTGGAGAAGTCAAATTCGGAGCTAGAGCGTGCCCGGTCTCAACTTGTAAATAACCATACTGTTTTGGCCGAACCCAGTAGGATATTTTCCATTATGAAAACATATCATTCtcgaataatcaccctatgTGAAGATGTAAATTTTTTAGAATAG